The Elephas maximus indicus isolate mEleMax1 chromosome 19, mEleMax1 primary haplotype, whole genome shotgun sequence genome contains a region encoding:
- the MRM1 gene encoding rRNA methyltransferase 1, mitochondrial isoform X1 — MRLLAFVGGATWCCSGRLVCHLSQAVRPGGEELSRLRLDDLAVGRRSAGRLELLFGLSPCLLALRAARRRVARLLLQAGRAGLQGERAELLRAAEERGIPVVRPRRQKLDALSRHQVHQGVCMEVSPLRLRPWTESGEARPGDDAQQLWLVLEGLQDPRNLGAVLRSAHFLGVDKIIISRRNSCPLTPVVSKTSAGAVEVMDVFSTDDLTGFMQAKARQGWLVAGTVGCPGPEIAHSSQIPVISCLEFLWDRPTLLVLGNEGSGLSQEVQASCQLLLTILPRRQLPPGLESLNVSVAAGILLHSICSQRKGVAAEREREQLLQDPPEFSTTLKEPRVAQHPGLSSGSEKERQNGG; from the exons ATGAGGTTGCTTGCGTTTGTCGGGGGCGCGACCTGGTGTTGCTCCGGTCGCCTCGTCTGTCATCTCTCCCAGGCGGTGCGGCCCGGCGGGGAGGAGCTAAGCCGCCTGCGGCTCGACGACCTGGCGGTAGGCCGGCGGTCTGCTGGGAGACTGGAACTCCTGTTTGGCCTGTCTCCGTGTCTCCTGGCCCTGCGGGCCGCCCGCCGTCGTGTGGCCCGACTCCTGCTCCAGGCCGGCAGGGCTGGGCTGCAGGGGGAGCGGGCCGAGCTGCTCCGGGCGGCGGAGGAGCGGGGCATCCCAGTTGTGCGGCCCCGACGGCAGAAACTGGACGCCCTTAGCCGCCACCAAGTCCACCAGGGCGTGTGCATGGAGGTGAGCCCGCTGCGCCTCCGGCCCTGGACTGAGTCCGGGGAGGCAAGGCCAGGCGACGACGCTCAGCAGCTATGGCTCGTTCTGGAGGGGCTCCAGGATCCCCGGAATCTTGGGGCGGTGCTGCGCTCTGCTCACTTCCTCGGAGTGGATAAGATCATCATTAGCCGGAGAAACAG CTGCCCGCTCACCCCAGTAGTCAGCAAGACCAGCGCGGGGGCTGTGGAGGTGATGGATGTATTCTCCACTGATGACCTGACCGGTTTTATGCAG GCGAAGGCCCGGCAGGGCTGGCTGGTGGCTGGCACAGTGGGGTGCCCGGGGCCTGAGATTGCTCACTCCTCCCAGATCCCTGTCATTAGCTGCTTGGAGTTCCTTTGGGACCGGCCCACTCTCCTGGTGTTAG GGAATGAGGGCTCAGGCCTGTCCCAAGAGGTGCAGGCCTCCTGCCAGCTTCTCCTCACCATCCTGCCCCGGCGGCAGCTGCCTCCTGGACTGGAGTCCTTGAACGTCTCCGTGGCTGCAG GAATTCTTCTTCACTCCATCTGCAGCCAGAGGAAGGGTGTCgctgcagagagagaaagagagcaacttCTCCAAGATCCCCCAGAGTTCTCAACCACATTGAAAGAGCCCAGAGTGGCTCAGCACCCAGGACTGTCTTCAGGATCAGAAAAAGAGAGGCAGAATGGGGGCTGA
- the MRM1 gene encoding rRNA methyltransferase 1, mitochondrial isoform X2, whose product MRLLAFVGGATWCCSGRLVCHLSQAVRPGGEELSRLRLDDLAVGRRSAGRLELLFGLSPCLLALRAARRRVARLLLQAGRAGLQGERAELLRAAEERGIPVVRPRRQKLDALSRHQVHQGVCMEVSPLRLRPWTESGEARPGDDAQQLWLVLEGLQDPRNLGAVLRSAHFLGVDKIIISRRNSCPLTPVVSKTSAGAVEVMDVFSTDDLTGFMQAKARQGWLVAGTVGCPGPEIAHSSQIPVISCLEFLWDRPTLLVLGNEGSGLSQEVQASCQLLLTILPRRQLPPGLESLNVSVAAG is encoded by the exons ATGAGGTTGCTTGCGTTTGTCGGGGGCGCGACCTGGTGTTGCTCCGGTCGCCTCGTCTGTCATCTCTCCCAGGCGGTGCGGCCCGGCGGGGAGGAGCTAAGCCGCCTGCGGCTCGACGACCTGGCGGTAGGCCGGCGGTCTGCTGGGAGACTGGAACTCCTGTTTGGCCTGTCTCCGTGTCTCCTGGCCCTGCGGGCCGCCCGCCGTCGTGTGGCCCGACTCCTGCTCCAGGCCGGCAGGGCTGGGCTGCAGGGGGAGCGGGCCGAGCTGCTCCGGGCGGCGGAGGAGCGGGGCATCCCAGTTGTGCGGCCCCGACGGCAGAAACTGGACGCCCTTAGCCGCCACCAAGTCCACCAGGGCGTGTGCATGGAGGTGAGCCCGCTGCGCCTCCGGCCCTGGACTGAGTCCGGGGAGGCAAGGCCAGGCGACGACGCTCAGCAGCTATGGCTCGTTCTGGAGGGGCTCCAGGATCCCCGGAATCTTGGGGCGGTGCTGCGCTCTGCTCACTTCCTCGGAGTGGATAAGATCATCATTAGCCGGAGAAACAG CTGCCCGCTCACCCCAGTAGTCAGCAAGACCAGCGCGGGGGCTGTGGAGGTGATGGATGTATTCTCCACTGATGACCTGACCGGTTTTATGCAG GCGAAGGCCCGGCAGGGCTGGCTGGTGGCTGGCACAGTGGGGTGCCCGGGGCCTGAGATTGCTCACTCCTCCCAGATCCCTGTCATTAGCTGCTTGGAGTTCCTTTGGGACCGGCCCACTCTCCTGGTGTTAG GGAATGAGGGCTCAGGCCTGTCCCAAGAGGTGCAGGCCTCCTGCCAGCTTCTCCTCACCATCCTGCCCCGGCGGCAGCTGCCTCCTGGACTGGAGTCCTTGAACGTCTCCGTGGCTGCAG